The Lycium ferocissimum isolate CSIRO_LF1 chromosome 10, AGI_CSIRO_Lferr_CH_V1, whole genome shotgun sequence genome window below encodes:
- the LOC132035023 gene encoding uncharacterized protein LOC132035023: protein MFRSVVNQVSTIFNRPNWELQQWRVIRVKVTNNNLDQALFLMQRKMQSSGMERLIKLEQLHHIKNSEKRVLARKILEHKIHSQELARKLKSILIKKMRKLWQQIPQVLQHLQQLFVFFPTSYEYVAIVSSSVATTSSFVSTASTIV from the exons ATGTTTAGGTCAGTGGTGAATcaagtatcaaccattttcAATAGGCCAAATTGGGAGCTACAACAATGGCGAGTAATAAGAGTGAAGGTTACGAACAACAACTTAGACCAAGCATTGTTTTTAATGCAGAGGAAAATGCAGTCTAGTGGAATGGAAAGGCTTATAAAGCTTGAGCAGTTACACCATATTAAGAATTCGGAGAAGCGGGTATTGGCTCGTAAGATTCTTGAACATAAAATACATTCTCAAGAATTGGCTCGTAAGCTCAAATCCATACTCATCAAGAAA ATGAGGAAGTTGTGGCAACAGATTCCACAGGTGTTGCAACACCTTCAGCAACTGTTTGTTTTTTTCCCAACAA GTTATGAATATGTTGCAATAGTTTCctcatctgttgcaacaacttcctCATTTGTTTCAACTGCTTCaacaattgtttga